Genomic DNA from Sardina pilchardus chromosome 4, fSarPil1.1, whole genome shotgun sequence:
CTCTGCTGACAGAAATGAGCCACCACAGCGTATCTATTTCAGTGGGTGGAcgcgtttattgtgtgtgtgtgggaggagaggtgtgtgtgcttgtgtgtgtgtgcgtgtgtgtgtgtgtggttaggggTGTGAGAGTAgttagatgtgtttgtgtatgcatgtgactGAAACACACGTActgtgtatatttcttctaataACCGCACATGAAATATTATCACTGCCAACATTACGttacaaacactcactcacatatactTTCATATCCCACACAATAACCTCTGAAAGAATCAAACTGCCACATTTTGAAAATCCCATCTTATCCCAGAGAATGATTGGATCAGTTACTGTGAGCTGCTGGCCTGTTTTCCCCCATTCACAGACAGAGCAAACAGATTCATCACCTCCTGTCTCACCTGCACACCTGCGCTGTGGCTGACCCTGATCATCAAGATTTAATGCATCACTAACCTGTCACAAAGGcagtccctctgtctctccggGTGGTCAGCCATACTGGAGGTAGTGGTTTGGGCGACAGGACAGGCTAACGTTGCTGCAGAGTGGGCAGTTGAACTGCAGAAGCTAATTCTGGTGCCAAGGGAGACATGCAGGAAAGAAACACTTTGGTTGTGAGAGACATACTCCCCCCTTCCTGCGGGATGCAGGGGAGAAAGGGATTATCTGGGGTGGAAGCCATTGATCATTCTCTAGCACTCTGTTTCCCCTGTTTTGCCATCTGGATGGTATTCTCTGAGCAATctttgcaaacacacaaatcatGCAGGAGGCATGCTACAATGTTTAAAGGGTCATGGGGCTGCACCTTCTATGATAAGGTGAGAGGAATTGACTCCCTAAACACATCTGGAAACTGTCATGAGTGATAGAAGAAAATATTTTGCCATGTGAAAGAACACTTTTTAAAATAACCTTTTAACCTCCCcacccccattttttttttattttttttttttgtatcacaTTTGACACAGGTTCCTTCTGAGAGTTTTATGAACTTGGTAAAAAGTGAAATATAGCCAGGCTTAATTTGGACCTGGTCTTATTGAAAGACTTTATCGTGACATGCTTTTCATCAGAAGGCTCAAATAAAATCTTTTGAAAAAAGGCTATATATAGAGCCGTAAAACTGTAATGACATTTTCAGAAGTAGCCTGCAAATAGGCAGCCTGTAAATttgcactactactactaggggGAAACATATTCAGCGTATTTAGAGTGCTTAAACGGTTTGTTTTCTGCTCATCTACAGAATATTATCACTATGGGataacacacagtcagtcaatATCAGTTAGGCATTCAAGTGCAATTCAAAGTCCAAATCAAACAACGTAATTGTGACAAACCTTAGAAAGCCACTGGCTCTCACCAAGGCTAAAAGACCAGCTTactcaaaaacaaacactgcCAGCAGCTATAAAACAGGTTAAATGTTTTTGACAGaattttatttatgtttatcaTGACACTCACCAGGCCAGAGGGCAGGAAGTGATGCCTTTTCTACCACTATCATTGCAAGCAAATGACTCCATTTCCTAGCAACACAAAAACAACTATAAAAAGTCCATTTCAACCTTAATAAAGCAAGACCCACTTTAGGAAATCACACCCCCATTCATTCTCTTGGCATTCTTCTGTGAGGATCGTTCCCAATCAATTTAGGCCTAGTGCATGAACTAATAGGCTACTATTAACTCCATGAGGAACAGTGCATTGTCTAATTGCCTGTACAATTCACCATGGGATCTGGGTCTGTTGCTGTTCTaaacataggcctataggctatagaaaaaaaaggaaaatatccTTTAGCTCTTGATTTCAACAACATTACAACTCACTCTTTACCTAAAACATATATTAGCCTGTTAAAAAGGTATAGGATATCATCTACAGATGTCATGAATTTTGCTCCGCTGCTGACCTGCAGGCACTTCAGTCTGAAAATGTCTATGGTGCCCCCTCGTGGACAATATGTTTTCGGTGACGGCATCACAGACAACCATATAAAATGACAGTCCCATTTTAGACAAAATTAGCCTAAGGGCAGCAAATGCATGCTCCATACAGGTTGCTTAAAATAATGGCCATTCAGGGGCTTAATGCGATACAAACTAGTCTTCCCATTTGCAGTTGGCCAAATATTGGCCTAAAGAAATTACTACAttatcatttattattattgttgtttgcATATTGGATGGTGAATAGTGAGCAATTAAAAATCCCATGCTGAGACCTATTTCTGGGGTGGATGACAGAGGAGGTTGGGGGAGGGCCGAGAGAGCTAGCACGCTGTTGAATGGAGCAGGATCTCGGCCATGGGCTCAGCTGAGCTGTGTTGTTAGGGAAGTGACGTTGCAATTGGATAGGGAGCTCTCAAATGTTGGAAGAGGGCTGATGTGCTTCTcactttattattttttcataACGACAGGAATTTGCAATTCGTCAAAGTATTTGAGGTATGAATTGGATAGGTGCCCTTGTTGTGCAAGCAGCAAGTGAAATACCGGTGTCGACGTCGCGTAGCCAGCTGCTGCCAGGCTCATACGATGGCGACAAGGCTGAGCTGCTTCGGGAAGACCTTTGGCTCTGTTAACGTTAGCCGGATTTGTACTTTTTCTCTCCTGTTTTTAGTTGCACAGTGTCATGTCTGTAAACACGAAGTACCTCATCCTTCAGAGGTATGTCATTTCATTGCAAACTAACTTTCATAATGGTTTTGTCGTTTTAAAGCTTTAATCCAAGCTTAGAGATAACTGCAGCTAATTCTTGGtatgacaggcaggcaggcagcttgCCATTGCTAGCTAGCTTACTAGCTAACTCATGGTTTTAACAACAGGATTTTTAGATGGGCTAATGGTTAAACGCTTTTTTAAAAGAACGCTGCATTTACTAACTTGCATGAGTAAGTTTGTTTACCTCAAAGGTTTATTAGTGGGCGAACTCTGATGTGGCATGCTACTTACATTCAAATGGTGTGCTGTCCACAGTTTGGACTGTGTGTCATTAAAATATGTATCCTCAATGTTTAATAACAGCACACGTTTTTGACTTTCGTTATAGGTAATTCACAAAGTGTATATAAAACCAGAAAGACTCACTAAAAGGAGCATCGATCAGCAATTAAATATAAAGATAATTTATGACCAAAGCGTTGATGGGTAAGTAATACCCATATTATCTTCACCAATAACGTGCATAGGATACATGAAATAATGCTGTTTCCCCCCCTTTTATTGAATTCTGAATGTCAATATTTTTGTTAGGCTACCTGAAGACCAAGGGAAACTTGTTAAGGTATGGTGATGAACCTTTCTTGCAAAGTAGTCCCATAACTTGTAAAATAATTCTGGTGATGTCTCAGTCAATGTAGAAAACTTATGGCTGATGTTGTGGTTTGTTTGCCTCTGAAGGAAAAGCTATTTCCTCAAGCAATCGATTATCTTCAGAAAGCATTCAGAGTCCGAAGACGAGCAGGGCCTGTACTACTCAGCAGGTACatttgtctccctctttctcaaacacacacacaggcagtttaTTTTAATACCATGACATAACCTTCCTGGTTATTTGGTTCCCAATTAGACAATGTGCAACCAATCAGTACTTGCGGAAGAAAGATGACCCTCATCGTTACTGCCAGGGAGCCTGTGCACAGGTCACCAGATGTGGACCAGTGGTTGTTCCAGAGCACCATTTGCAGGTAAGAGTCACCCATCCATGACCTGCCCTGTATGCATTTTCAGCAGTACAACCTCTAATTGGTACAGTACTGATAACCACACTTAATATACCATCCAAAACTTTAAGTGCCATTGTATCATTGTTTATAATTGGGTTGACATGTTGACCATTGAAATTGTAATAGAGAGCCTATTGTTACGCATCTGCATCTCCGACTAAGTGTCCGGCAACAGTTAATCAGATCAGAAATTTAGACTGAGCAGGATGATGTGGAGTGGTGACATTGGCCATATGCTCTGCGTAGTCTGTGATTACATTCAGTCAGCATCTTTTGAGGATACTGAGGCATCGCCTTGTCCTTATCTCATCTAGTCCAATGGCACATGGAACATTTTTTACCTCTGCCACTACTTTCTCTTAGCACTTGTCTACTTCCACATGTGATTCGGTTATTTAGGATAGTGAAAGCATATCACCTCCACCTATTCTGTTTCTACAGCAATGTAAAGTGTGCAGTGAGACGGGCAAGTCGTGCGGGCCAGCCGGACCTCCTGATGGTGTCGGGGTGGAGGGGGCGGACTTTGTGCTGTACGTGAGCGCTGTGACCACGGAGCGCTGTGGACAGGAGAACATTGTGGCCTATGCAGCCTACTGCCAGCTGGAGTCTGAGCTggacaggtacagtacacaaaaGCATAAGCACACagaacacatggacacacacgaaGCTGACCAAGATGCCTCGTTTCATCCCTTTGTGGCTGTTAACGTTTGCATCCATTTTGAACAGTGCAAGACGTGCTTGCACTGAGTGGGTATTGCACCTTGTTATGACCTTTGCAAAGCTGTGCTATGGGAGCCTCCtggattgtttgtttttttgctgctgATGTTCCTGCAATTTGATATTCTTCGATCTCCATGTGCACGGTCACCACCACAAGCTTAACCCTGATCCTGACTTTATTCCCTCTTTTCTGGACTTTGGTAGACCCATCGCTGGTTACGCCAATCTGTGCCCCCGTATGATCTCCACCCAACCTCAGGAGTTTGAAGGCATGCTGTCCACGGTCAAGCATGAGATCATACATGCCCTGGTAAATGCCCTTACACTCCCAAATAATGCTCATCCCCTTAAACATTTAAATCTTTTAAAAACATTGTTCTGTCCTTTAGCCATAtcagttgactgtgtgtgtgtgtttctctgtttctgttgCTAGGGTTTTTCAGCAGGGCTCTTTGCATTCTATCACGATGATGATGGGAAACCACTTACCCAGCGCTTTGCCAGTGGCTTACCCGCCTTCAATGAGAGGTTGCCCATTTCTTTTACCTCTTCTGTTTTCAGAAATTGGGATGGTGAAAATATTGACCACAGCCTCAGGGCTGCTCATTGCTGTCTGAAATTTGATTCTTTCAAGGTTCAAGATTACATTTTCACCTGAATTTATGTTATTTGTGGAGTATAGATCACAATTTGTTCATACCTTAAATTGTCTCTCAAACTGCATGATTTGTTTTTCAATAATGCCATGATCTGTTCTTTCAGTTTAGGACTGTTCCAGTGGAGCGATAAGGTGATTCGAAGGGCCACGCGACTATGGGACATTCGTGGCCAGCGAATGGTCCGGCACGAAGTCTACCTCTTGGTGACCCCACGTGTGGTGGTGAGGCTTCTTTTAGTGTTCAGCAAAGCAACATCTAAATCCAGCTCCTGCTGGCCTAAGCACATTGCTAAGTGCTGTATTACGTATTCTGCATTTTATTCATGCTAAGTCAAAGGCTCCACTGTTTCTCACACTCCTGTTCTGTGTGTCCACAGGCGGAGGCCAGGAGGCACTTTGACTGCCCCATCCTAGAGGGCATGGAGCTGGAGAACCAGGGGGGTATGGGGACCGAACTCAACCACTGGGAGAAGAGACTGCTTGAGGTAAGGGGTGTTGGGAGCCTCATGGCCCTGTGAATTGAGCAACATTACTCTGAGGCTAAGAAACACGTGTAAGAACGAAGAACTTGTTGCAGAAGTTGTTGCTGAATGTCATGAAAAATGCCAGTGAGTTAGCATTTCCAATTGCTAAATACAATTCTAAGAAACTCGACCATTACTTTTAACAGAATGAAGCAATGACTGGATCTCACACGCAGAACAGAGTGTTCTCAAGAATAACACTAGCAATAATGGAGGACACGGGGTAAGGATTCCTTGCAACAGCACATTTGAGCCATTCTTTGTTGTAGTCAGCTGTTTACTCATGTTTTCCTTTACCCTTTCGTTTAGGTGGTACAGAGCAAACTACAGCATGGCAGAGAACTTGGAATGGGGCAAAGATTTGGGATGTGACTTTGTCATGAAGAGCTGCAAATTCTGGATGGACCGTCAGCGGCAGACGTAAGACAATAGATGGCGCATAACCTTGCAAATATGTAGGAGATCCAAATAATCACTGATAATGCTTCACCATTGGGTAGGCCTGATGCATTGACTAACAC
This window encodes:
- the lmln gene encoding leishmanolysin-like peptidase → MATRLSCFGKTFGSVNVSRICTFSLLFLVAQCHVCKHEVPHPSEVIHKVYIKPERLTKRSIDQQLNIKIIYDQSVDGLPEDQGKLVKEKLFPQAIDYLQKAFRVRRRAGPVLLSRQCATNQYLRKKDDPHRYCQGACAQVTRCGPVVVPEHHLQQCKVCSETGKSCGPAGPPDGVGVEGADFVLYVSAVTTERCGQENIVAYAAYCQLESELDRPIAGYANLCPRMISTQPQEFEGMLSTVKHEIIHALGFSAGLFAFYHDDDGKPLTQRFASGLPAFNESLGLFQWSDKVIRRATRLWDIRGQRMVRHEVYLLVTPRVVAEARRHFDCPILEGMELENQGGMGTELNHWEKRLLENEAMTGSHTQNRVFSRITLAIMEDTGWYRANYSMAENLEWGKDLGCDFVMKSCKFWMDRQRQTRRSLTPYCDSVRSTPLQLTCRQDQLAVAVCNLQKYPLALPLEYQYFDQIAGVPSSELPSYGGAVEIADFCPFSQEFSWHLSGEYQRSSYCRIQENQPDAWRNYGAEQYGPSSVCLYQKSPFTMEQCTRRMTYPDWGSGCYKMSCSDKGLTVWVQGQSFLCVQAGQLLNVNVRSNDWVYSGMLVCPACSDFCGSCPLPHQLPPINNTRSAKIDPCSSSSGLVVTLWLLLLNLTPLLAGYLLCG